In Monomorium pharaonis isolate MP-MQ-018 chromosome 3, ASM1337386v2, whole genome shotgun sequence, a genomic segment contains:
- the LOC118644933 gene encoding uncharacterized protein LOC118644933, translated as MVQYTNEEYYDMLMALGECQGQQYVAARRYAELYPHRARHPPANVILGAAQRLYETGTVLPRKRDCGRHRNERNLRNVETVLCAVEQEPEISIRTIAREHNLSYSTIQKILSEEKLHPYHYTRVQHLREEDYPRRKRFCENFLRRVNEDPEFPSRVMFSDESLFTQEGHFNSHNMHIWNDENPHVTRLRNFQVQWKLNVWAGIMGTNILGPVILPDIINGASYKQFLEENLPDFLEEIPLADRNRIIFQQDGAGPHNARVVTNYLNEQFPGRWMGRYGPIPWPAKSPDLNPLDFFFWGYCKEIIYRRLSENIEDLKDKLHHAVWAIDNDILEKMQRNLLRRMRACVTMNGGHFEHLL; from the coding sequence ATGGTACAATACACGAATGAAGAATACTACGATATGCTGATGGCACTTGGTGAATGCCAGGGACAGCAGTACGTCGCTGCAAGGAGATATGCAGAATTATATCCACATCGAGCAAGACATCCACCGGCTAACGTTATACTTGGAGCAGCTCAACGTTTATACGAAACTGGAACCGTCTTACCACGAAAAAGAGATTGTGGTAGACATCGCAATGAAAGAAATTTGCGAAATGTGGAGACAGTTCTTTGTGCCGTTGAACAAGAGCCCGAAATTAGTATTCGGACCATTGCCCGAGAGCACAATCTGTCTTACTCTACAATACAGAAAATCTTAAGCGAAGAAAAGTTGCACCCTTATCATTATACCCGTGTGCAACATCTACGAGAAGAAGACTATCCTCGCAGGAAGAgattttgtgaaaattttctGAGAAGAGTAAACGAGGATCCGGAATTTCCTTCTCGTGTGATGTTTAGCGACGAGTCGCTATTCACACAAGAGGGACATTTTAATTCTCACAACATGCATATTTGGAACGACGAGAATCCGCACGTCACTCGACTCAGAAATTTTCAAGTACAATGGAAATTGAACGTCTGGGCAGGAATTATGGGTACAAACATACTGGGCCCAGTTATTCTGCCAGATATTATAAATGGCGCATCGTACAAACAATTTTTGGAAGAAAATCTTCCAGATTTTTTGGAAGAAATTCCATTAGCAGACAGGAATAGAATTATATTCCAACAAGACGGTGCTGGACCCCACAATGCCAGAGTCgtcacaaattatttaaatgagcAATTTCCAGGACGCTGGATGGGCCGATATGGTCCAATACCTTGGCCTGCAAAATCCCCCGATCTTAATCCcttggatttttttttctgggGCTAttgcaaagaaattatttacagaagaCTTTCTGAAAACATCGAAGACTTGAAAGACAAACTCCATCATGCCGTTTGGGCCATCGATAatgatattttggaaaaaatgcaaagaaaTTTGCTAAGGCGCATGAGAGCTTGTGTTACAATGAACGGTGGTCATTTTGAACACCTGTtatga